The following proteins are co-located in the Amphiprion ocellaris isolate individual 3 ecotype Okinawa chromosome 7, ASM2253959v1, whole genome shotgun sequence genome:
- the septin4b gene encoding septin 4b isoform X3 yields MDQDKEYVGFATLPNQVHRKSVKKGFDFTLMVAGESGLGKSTLVNSLFLTDLYKDRKLLNAEERITQTVEITKHTVDIEEKGVKLKLTIVDTPGFGDAVNNTECWKSVADYIDQQFEQYFRDESGLNRKNIQDNRVHCCLYFISPFGHGLRPLDVEFMKALHEKVNIVPVLAKADTLTPSEVKKKKIKIREEIEQYGIKIYQFPDCDSDEDEEFKQQDLELKESIPFAVIGSNTVVEAKGKRVRGRLYPWGIVEVENSAHCDFVKLRNMLVRTHMQDLKDVTRETHYENYRAQCIQSMTRMVVKERNRNKLTRESGTDFPIPVVPGVSESETEKLIREKDEELRRMQEMLQRIQDHLITQKDGY; encoded by the exons gatcAGGACAAGGAATATGTGGGTTTCGCAACACTGCCAAACCAGGTGCACCGCAAGTCCGTAAAGAAGGGATTTGACTTCACGCTCATGGTGGCAG GTGAATCTGGCCTGGGAAAGTCCACCCTGGTCAACAGTCTGTTTCTCACAGATCTGTACAAAGATAGAAAATTGCTCAATGCTGAAG AGCGAATCACCCAAACAGTAGAAATCACCAAACACACAGTTGATATAGAAGAAAAAGGTGTCAAACTGAAGCTCACTATCGTGGACACCCCTGGGTTCGGGGATGCTGTGAACAACACTGAATG CTGGAAGTCAGTGGCTGACTACATCGACCAGCAGTTTGAGCAGTACTTCAGGGACGAGAGTGGCCTCAACCGCAAGAACATCCAGGACAACCGCGTACACTGCTGCCTCTATTTCATCTCACCCTTTGGTCATGG CCTTCGGCCTCTGGATGTGGAATTTATGAAGGCTCTGCATGAGAAAGTCAACATCGTCCCTGTTTTGGCCAAAGCCGACACACTCACCCCTAGTGAggtcaagaaaaagaaaattaag ATCAGAGAGGAGATTGAGCAGTATGGTATCAAGATATACCAGTTCCCTGACTGTgactctgatgaagatgaggaatTCAAGCAGCAAGACCTCGAGCTGAAG GAAAGCATTCCCTTTGCAGTAATTGGCAGCAACACAGTGGTGGAGGCTAAAGGGAAGAGGGTGCGAGGCCGTCTCTACCCCTGGGGTATCGTAGAAG TGGAGAACTCGGCACACTGTGATTTTGTGAAGCTGAGGAACATGCTCGTTCGCACACACATGCAAGACCTCAAGGATGTGACCCGGGAGACCCACTACGAGAACTACAGAGCCCAGTGCATCCAGAGCATGACCCGCATGGTGGTGAAGGAGCGCAACCGCAA TAAACTAACCAGAGAGAGTGGCACAGACTTCCCCATCCCCGTGGTGCCCGGAGTGTCGGAGAGCGAAACAGAAAAGCTCATCCGAGAGAAAGATGAGGAG TTGCGGCGGATGCAGGAGATGCTACAGAGGATCCAGGATCATTTGATCACTCAGAAAGACGGCTATTAA
- the septin4b gene encoding septin 4b isoform X2: MAANSETNSDIEDQDKEYVGFATLPNQVHRKSVKKGFDFTLMVAGESGLGKSTLVNSLFLTDLYKDRKLLNAEERITQTVEITKHTVDIEEKGVKLKLTIVDTPGFGDAVNNTECWKSVADYIDQQFEQYFRDESGLNRKNIQDNRVHCCLYFISPFGHGLRPLDVEFMKALHEKVNIVPVLAKADTLTPSEVKKKKIKIREEIEQYGIKIYQFPDCDSDEDEEFKQQDLELKESIPFAVIGSNTVVEAKGKRVRGRLYPWGIVEVENSAHCDFVKLRNMLVRTHMQDLKDVTRETHYENYRAQCIQSMTRMVVKERNRNKLTRESGTDFPIPVVPGVSESETEKLIREKDEELRRMQEMLQRIQDHLITQKDGY; this comes from the exons gatcAGGACAAGGAATATGTGGGTTTCGCAACACTGCCAAACCAGGTGCACCGCAAGTCCGTAAAGAAGGGATTTGACTTCACGCTCATGGTGGCAG GTGAATCTGGCCTGGGAAAGTCCACCCTGGTCAACAGTCTGTTTCTCACAGATCTGTACAAAGATAGAAAATTGCTCAATGCTGAAG AGCGAATCACCCAAACAGTAGAAATCACCAAACACACAGTTGATATAGAAGAAAAAGGTGTCAAACTGAAGCTCACTATCGTGGACACCCCTGGGTTCGGGGATGCTGTGAACAACACTGAATG CTGGAAGTCAGTGGCTGACTACATCGACCAGCAGTTTGAGCAGTACTTCAGGGACGAGAGTGGCCTCAACCGCAAGAACATCCAGGACAACCGCGTACACTGCTGCCTCTATTTCATCTCACCCTTTGGTCATGG CCTTCGGCCTCTGGATGTGGAATTTATGAAGGCTCTGCATGAGAAAGTCAACATCGTCCCTGTTTTGGCCAAAGCCGACACACTCACCCCTAGTGAggtcaagaaaaagaaaattaag ATCAGAGAGGAGATTGAGCAGTATGGTATCAAGATATACCAGTTCCCTGACTGTgactctgatgaagatgaggaatTCAAGCAGCAAGACCTCGAGCTGAAG GAAAGCATTCCCTTTGCAGTAATTGGCAGCAACACAGTGGTGGAGGCTAAAGGGAAGAGGGTGCGAGGCCGTCTCTACCCCTGGGGTATCGTAGAAG TGGAGAACTCGGCACACTGTGATTTTGTGAAGCTGAGGAACATGCTCGTTCGCACACACATGCAAGACCTCAAGGATGTGACCCGGGAGACCCACTACGAGAACTACAGAGCCCAGTGCATCCAGAGCATGACCCGCATGGTGGTGAAGGAGCGCAACCGCAA TAAACTAACCAGAGAGAGTGGCACAGACTTCCCCATCCCCGTGGTGCCCGGAGTGTCGGAGAGCGAAACAGAAAAGCTCATCCGAGAGAAAGATGAGGAG TTGCGGCGGATGCAGGAGATGCTACAGAGGATCCAGGATCATTTGATCACTCAGAAAGACGGCTATTAA
- the septin4b gene encoding septin 4b isoform X1: MEDSDHEPSSSSDEQDSCPASPNHSRGHDAKQHSSHSDDSEVENIMQDPQHQEGHGDHHQLHDHMCHHHHDHEAHDADRETEGEDRPHTPSYLRPPVAGRAQSDSGSEPSLPHSRSVEFDLTSPVSPSRPKSPWGRFDPYDNNEDQDKEYVGFATLPNQVHRKSVKKGFDFTLMVAGESGLGKSTLVNSLFLTDLYKDRKLLNAEERITQTVEITKHTVDIEEKGVKLKLTIVDTPGFGDAVNNTECWKSVADYIDQQFEQYFRDESGLNRKNIQDNRVHCCLYFISPFGHGLRPLDVEFMKALHEKVNIVPVLAKADTLTPSEVKKKKIKIREEIEQYGIKIYQFPDCDSDEDEEFKQQDLELKESIPFAVIGSNTVVEAKGKRVRGRLYPWGIVEVENSAHCDFVKLRNMLVRTHMQDLKDVTRETHYENYRAQCIQSMTRMVVKERNRNKLTRESGTDFPIPVVPGVSESETEKLIREKDEELRRMQEMLQRIQDHLITQKDGY, from the exons ATGGAGGACAGTGACCATGAGCCTTCCTCTTCATCAGATGAACAAGACTCGTGCCCAGCCTCCCCTAATCACAGCAGGGGCCATGATGCTAAGCAG CATTCAAGCCACTCAGATGACTCAGAAGTGGAGAATATAATGCAAGACCCTCAACACCAAGAGGGGCATGGCGACCACCACCAGCTGCATGACCACATGTGCCACCACCATCATGACCATGAGGCTCATGATgcagacagggagacagagggTGAAGACCGCCCTCACACCCCGTCATATCTGCGGCCCCCTGTGGCGGGTAGGGCCCAGTCAGATTCAGGTTCAGAGCCCAGTTTGCCGCACAGCAGGAGTGTGGAGTTTGACTTGACATCCCCCGTCAGTCCCTCCAGGCCAAAGAGCCCCTGGGGTCGATTTGACCCGTATGACAACAATGAG gatcAGGACAAGGAATATGTGGGTTTCGCAACACTGCCAAACCAGGTGCACCGCAAGTCCGTAAAGAAGGGATTTGACTTCACGCTCATGGTGGCAG GTGAATCTGGCCTGGGAAAGTCCACCCTGGTCAACAGTCTGTTTCTCACAGATCTGTACAAAGATAGAAAATTGCTCAATGCTGAAG AGCGAATCACCCAAACAGTAGAAATCACCAAACACACAGTTGATATAGAAGAAAAAGGTGTCAAACTGAAGCTCACTATCGTGGACACCCCTGGGTTCGGGGATGCTGTGAACAACACTGAATG CTGGAAGTCAGTGGCTGACTACATCGACCAGCAGTTTGAGCAGTACTTCAGGGACGAGAGTGGCCTCAACCGCAAGAACATCCAGGACAACCGCGTACACTGCTGCCTCTATTTCATCTCACCCTTTGGTCATGG CCTTCGGCCTCTGGATGTGGAATTTATGAAGGCTCTGCATGAGAAAGTCAACATCGTCCCTGTTTTGGCCAAAGCCGACACACTCACCCCTAGTGAggtcaagaaaaagaaaattaag ATCAGAGAGGAGATTGAGCAGTATGGTATCAAGATATACCAGTTCCCTGACTGTgactctgatgaagatgaggaatTCAAGCAGCAAGACCTCGAGCTGAAG GAAAGCATTCCCTTTGCAGTAATTGGCAGCAACACAGTGGTGGAGGCTAAAGGGAAGAGGGTGCGAGGCCGTCTCTACCCCTGGGGTATCGTAGAAG TGGAGAACTCGGCACACTGTGATTTTGTGAAGCTGAGGAACATGCTCGTTCGCACACACATGCAAGACCTCAAGGATGTGACCCGGGAGACCCACTACGAGAACTACAGAGCCCAGTGCATCCAGAGCATGACCCGCATGGTGGTGAAGGAGCGCAACCGCAA TAAACTAACCAGAGAGAGTGGCACAGACTTCCCCATCCCCGTGGTGCCCGGAGTGTCGGAGAGCGAAACAGAAAAGCTCATCCGAGAGAAAGATGAGGAG TTGCGGCGGATGCAGGAGATGCTACAGAGGATCCAGGATCATTTGATCACTCAGAAAGACGGCTATTAA